A window of the Thiomicrospira microaerophila genome harbors these coding sequences:
- a CDS encoding NAD(P)H-hydrate dehydratase, whose translation MLSLYSRTQAQQLEKMAIEQDHIPGITLMRRAASFSLQLILKNWPNAKEIAIICGPGNNGGDGYTLATLAHLKGLSSHIYQIGPLPTSGDAAKAELEAGALGLFSKRLTARTLESCDLIIDALFGIGLNRPIESPYTEAIDLINQSNKPVLALDLPSGIDTDSGRLLGNAVKADITACFIVYKIGLFQNYGPDFSGQIVLDNLNLSHERLNSLKPLATSWQDQDMKQPKRIKNTHKGHYGQALLIGGNTNMMGAVALAGKACLRSGTGLVKLISRDQHLIPLTQMQPELMCYSSKDFMELVKQIDAIGIGPGLGQDNWAWQCYEAACKLDCAMVLDADALNCLALDPFHYERWVLTPHPGEAGRLLEKPTEVIQNDRIAAIYALHKRYGGVIVLKGTGTLVYDGQQLALCQAGNPGMACGGMGDLLTGLITGYIAQGLNLFDAALLGVEMHARSADLAIQNRTEASLLPSDLLNYI comes from the coding sequence ATGCTTTCACTTTACAGCCGCACACAAGCCCAACAGCTTGAAAAAATGGCGATAGAGCAAGATCATATACCCGGTATCACCCTAATGCGCCGTGCCGCTTCGTTTAGCCTACAGCTCATTTTGAAAAACTGGCCTAATGCTAAAGAAATAGCGATCATATGCGGACCAGGCAATAATGGAGGAGATGGCTATACGCTCGCGACCCTTGCCCATTTAAAAGGCCTATCCTCTCATATCTATCAAATTGGTCCATTACCCACCAGTGGTGACGCTGCAAAAGCCGAACTGGAAGCGGGTGCATTAGGGCTTTTTAGTAAACGTTTAACGGCTAGAACCCTTGAGTCATGTGATTTAATAATCGACGCACTCTTTGGCATAGGTCTCAACCGTCCGATTGAGTCGCCTTACACTGAAGCCATTGACCTTATCAATCAATCGAATAAACCTGTACTTGCACTTGATCTTCCTTCAGGAATTGATACCGATAGTGGTAGATTGTTGGGTAATGCGGTTAAAGCCGATATCACCGCTTGTTTTATAGTTTATAAGATTGGCCTATTCCAAAATTATGGCCCTGATTTTTCAGGGCAAATTGTTCTTGATAATCTAAACCTTAGTCATGAACGCCTCAACAGCCTAAAGCCTCTAGCAACTAGCTGGCAAGATCAAGACATGAAACAGCCTAAGCGGATAAAAAATACGCATAAGGGGCATTATGGCCAAGCGCTATTAATTGGCGGCAATACTAATATGATGGGAGCGGTAGCCCTAGCAGGCAAGGCTTGTTTAAGATCTGGAACCGGCTTAGTGAAACTGATCAGCCGCGATCAACATTTAATTCCGCTGACCCAAATGCAACCGGAGCTGATGTGTTATTCCAGTAAAGACTTTATGGAGTTGGTTAAACAGATTGACGCAATAGGTATTGGACCAGGTTTGGGACAAGATAACTGGGCTTGGCAATGTTATGAAGCGGCATGTAAACTTGATTGTGCGATGGTTTTAGATGCCGATGCACTAAATTGCTTAGCCTTAGATCCATTTCATTATGAGCGCTGGGTTTTAACCCCTCATCCTGGCGAAGCCGGGCGCTTGTTAGAAAAACCAACCGAAGTGATTCAAAATGATCGCATTGCCGCAATCTATGCGCTTCATAAACGTTATGGCGGTGTAATTGTCTTAAAAGGTACAGGAACACTCGTCTATGATGGTCAACAACTTGCACTTTGTCAGGCTGGCAACCCGGGCATGGCTTGCGGAGGCATGGGCGACCTGCTAACCGGGCTAATCACCGGCTATATTGCACAGGGCTTAAACCTTTTTGACGCCGCGTTACTCGGTGTAGAGATGCATGCTCGATCTGCCGATTTGGCCATACAAAACCGAACCGAGGCCAGTCTACTCCCCTCGGATCTTTTAAACTATATTTAA